A DNA window from Moorella thermoacetica contains the following coding sequences:
- a CDS encoding AzlC family ABC transporter permease: MHPQAEASTIEENFSFYFTQGFRAALPIVLGYLPLGFAYGVLAREAGFSLWETVLLSVFLYAGSGQFIAVSLFSNGVALAAIIFTVFLVNLRHLLFSASFVPHLRRFKPAVLALLAAEITDETFAVAISHYADHDPRLPYHFGLHLTAHSSWVLASLLGGLAGNLIGDPARFGFNFALPAMFIILLVMQLKDKKTLLVAGLAAIFSVAIAMVWPGNWNIILATVLAATLGVILEPWTGKS, encoded by the coding sequence GTGCATCCACAGGCAGAAGCAAGTACTATAGAAGAGAATTTTAGCTTTTATTTCACCCAGGGGTTCCGGGCCGCCCTGCCCATTGTCCTTGGTTATTTACCCCTGGGTTTTGCCTATGGTGTCCTGGCCCGGGAGGCAGGGTTCAGCCTTTGGGAGACGGTACTTTTGTCCGTGTTTCTCTATGCCGGTTCCGGCCAGTTTATCGCCGTCAGCCTCTTCAGTAACGGCGTTGCCCTGGCAGCTATTATTTTTACCGTCTTCCTGGTAAACCTGCGGCATCTTCTTTTCAGTGCTTCCTTTGTTCCCCACCTGCGGCGTTTCAAGCCGGCCGTTCTAGCTCTCCTGGCGGCCGAGATTACCGACGAGACCTTTGCTGTCGCCATCAGTCACTATGCCGACCACGATCCCCGTCTTCCCTATCACTTCGGTCTCCACCTGACAGCCCACTCGTCCTGGGTCCTGGCTTCTTTGCTGGGCGGGCTGGCCGGCAACCTCATAGGTGATCCGGCTCGTTTCGGCTTTAACTTTGCCCTGCCGGCCATGTTTATCATCCTCCTCGTTATGCAGTTAAAGGATAAAAAGACACTGCTGGTCGCCGGGCTGGCGGCCATCTTTTCCGTCGCCATCGCCATGGTTTGGCCTGGGAACTGGAACATTATCCTGGCTACTGTCCTGGCAGCTACACTGGGGGTGATCCTGGAACCATGGACAGGTAAATCTTGA
- the hemB gene encoding porphobilinogen synthase — protein sequence MTGFPICRPRRLRQNATLRAMVRETEINPRDLIYPLFAIHGRGVKNPVPSLPGVYQLSIDNLVQEAGEVVAAGIPAVLLFSIPATKDEVGSGAYDPHGIVQEAVRALKKAYPELLIITDVCLCEYTSHGHCGLVDDGQVLNDPTLELIAKTALSHVEAGADIVAPSDMMDGRVGAIRKLLDANGFTQTPILAYSAKYASVFYGPFRDAAGSTPRFGDRRGYQMDPANSDEALREVELDLQEGADMVMVKPALPYLDIIRRVKDNFNVPLAAYQVSGEYAMLKSAAANGWLDEEKSVLEALTAIKRAGADLIITYYAKDVVKWLK from the coding sequence ATGACCGGTTTTCCTATTTGCCGGCCGCGGCGCCTGCGGCAGAACGCAACACTGAGGGCCATGGTCCGGGAGACGGAAATTAACCCCCGCGACCTGATTTATCCCCTCTTTGCCATCCACGGCCGGGGAGTAAAGAATCCCGTACCCTCCCTGCCCGGCGTTTACCAGCTTTCCATCGATAATCTGGTACAGGAAGCCGGGGAAGTGGTGGCCGCCGGCATCCCGGCAGTCCTTCTCTTCAGCATCCCGGCTACCAAGGACGAGGTCGGTTCCGGGGCTTACGACCCCCACGGCATCGTCCAGGAGGCCGTGCGGGCCCTGAAAAAGGCCTACCCGGAACTCCTGATCATCACCGATGTCTGCCTGTGCGAGTACACCAGCCACGGCCACTGCGGCCTGGTGGACGACGGCCAGGTCCTCAACGACCCTACCCTGGAGTTAATAGCTAAAACCGCCCTCTCCCACGTCGAAGCCGGGGCCGATATCGTAGCGCCCTCGGATATGATGGACGGCCGGGTGGGGGCCATCCGCAAGCTCCTGGACGCCAACGGTTTTACCCAGACCCCCATCCTGGCCTACTCGGCCAAGTATGCCTCCGTTTTTTACGGGCCCTTCCGGGATGCTGCCGGTTCGACACCCCGGTTCGGCGACCGCCGGGGCTACCAGATGGACCCTGCCAACAGCGACGAGGCCCTGCGGGAAGTGGAACTCGACCTCCAGGAGGGGGCCGACATGGTCATGGTGAAACCGGCCCTGCCTTACCTGGATATAATCCGCCGGGTGAAAGATAACTTTAACGTCCCCCTGGCGGCCTACCAGGTCAGTGGCGAGTACGCCATGCTGAAAAGCGCCGCCGCCAACGGCTGGCTGGATGAAGAGAAGAGCGTCCTCGAAGCCCTGACGGCCATCAAAAGGGCCGGTGCGGATCTTATTATCACTTATTACGCTAAAGATGTAGTCAAGTGGCTTAAATGA
- the hemC gene encoding hydroxymethylbilane synthase, whose protein sequence is MIEIKVGSRESELARWQARWVIQALEKAWPGLSCRLVTLKTKGDKILDVALARIGDKGLFTKELELALLDGAIDLAVHSMKDMPTTLPEGLVIGAIGPREDPADVLVSPEGYTLATLPIKARVGTSSLRRKAQLAYARPDLELVDLRGNVPTRLAKIERDGLTAIVLAAAGLKRLNHGQVLGEPIPYHICLPAVGQGAIGVEIRAGDRRVAELVAAINHPPTAAAVRAERAYLRALEGGCQVPIAALATVEDTALVLQGMVASLDGREMLRDIASGSTRDPEAAGRELARKLLARGAGEILQEVKAQSGKYQG, encoded by the coding sequence TTGATTGAAATTAAAGTGGGCTCCCGGGAGAGCGAACTGGCCCGCTGGCAGGCCCGCTGGGTGATCCAGGCCCTGGAGAAGGCCTGGCCCGGGCTTAGCTGCCGCCTGGTAACCCTTAAAACCAAGGGGGATAAAATTCTCGATGTGGCCCTGGCGCGGATTGGCGATAAGGGCCTTTTTACCAAAGAACTGGAACTGGCCCTCCTGGACGGGGCTATCGACCTGGCCGTCCACAGCATGAAGGACATGCCCACGACTCTGCCGGAAGGCCTGGTCATCGGCGCCATCGGGCCACGGGAAGACCCGGCCGACGTCCTGGTTTCCCCGGAGGGTTACACCCTGGCCACCCTGCCCATTAAGGCCCGGGTAGGAACCAGCAGCCTGCGGCGCAAGGCCCAGCTGGCCTATGCCCGGCCGGACCTGGAACTGGTCGACCTGCGCGGTAATGTCCCCACCCGCCTGGCCAAAATAGAACGGGACGGTTTGACGGCCATTGTCCTGGCTGCCGCCGGGTTGAAGCGACTGAACCACGGCCAGGTTTTGGGGGAACCCATTCCCTACCATATCTGCCTGCCGGCCGTAGGTCAGGGGGCCATCGGCGTGGAGATCCGGGCCGGCGACCGCCGGGTGGCCGAACTGGTGGCCGCCATCAACCATCCCCCCACAGCTGCCGCCGTCCGGGCGGAAAGGGCGTACTTACGCGCCCTGGAGGGAGGCTGCCAGGTTCCCATCGCCGCCCTGGCCACCGTGGAGGATACTGCCCTGGTGTTGCAGGGAATGGTGGCCAGCCTGGATGGCCGGGAAATGCTGCGGGATATTGCTTCCGGGAGTACCCGGGACCCGGAGGCTGCCGGCCGGGAACTGGCCCGGAAACTCCTCGCCCGGGGTGCGGGTGAGATTTTGCAGGAGGTTAAGGCCCAAAGTGGAAAATACCAGGGGTAA
- a CDS encoding AzlD domain-containing protein, translating into MILILGTALVTYLPRMLPLVVLSRARLPEVFLRWLGFIPAAVLAALLAPGLLLPQGKLALTGNPYILAAIPAGLVAVKTRSMALTIVSGMAAMVLFQYWL; encoded by the coding sequence TTGATCCTCATCCTGGGTACGGCCCTGGTAACCTACCTGCCGCGCATGCTCCCCCTGGTTGTTTTAAGCCGTGCCCGGCTGCCGGAGGTTTTTTTGCGCTGGCTGGGCTTTATCCCTGCGGCTGTCCTGGCCGCCCTCCTGGCCCCGGGGTTGCTGTTGCCCCAGGGTAAACTGGCTCTTACCGGTAACCCTTACATCCTGGCGGCCATTCCGGCCGGTCTCGTGGCCGTCAAGACCCGCAGTATGGCCCTGACCATCGTGAGCGGTATGGCGGCCATGGTGTTATTTCAGTACTGGTTATAG
- the cobA gene encoding uroporphyrinogen-III C-methyltransferase — protein sequence MENTRGKVFLVGAGPGDPGLLTVKGRECLARAGAVVYDRLLNPALLEYAPPEAVKIYVGKAPDRHALSQDEINDLLVNLARQGKQVVRLKGGDPFVFGRGGEEALALRAAGIPFEVVPGVTAAVAVPAYAGIPVTHRGLASTAAFITGNEDPRKGNSAINWEGLARAVDTLVFLMGMANLPYIVSRLLACGRSPDTPVALIRWGTRAEQETLTGTLADIEGRAQEAGFRNPAIIIIGQVVNLRSTLAWLEDKPLFGRRVIVTRPRAQAEGLTRSLADLGAEVINFPVIRTEPPADWHPLDTALDAIGEFDWIIFTSANGVRYFWRRLLERHQDIRSLAGIRIAAIGPATSRALKERGLLTDWQPREYVAEAVASGLGPRVRGRRVLLPRADIARPFLAVDLRRQGAEVTEVTAYRTVKNEENAGSLKEMLAAGKVAAVTFTSSSTVRAFLDLLEDGALDLVQGIDVFCLGPVTAATAREAGLQVAATAGEYTEEGLVRAMENYYTTIRAGGGDSNQSRSL from the coding sequence GTGGAAAATACCAGGGGTAAAGTTTTTTTAGTTGGTGCCGGCCCCGGCGACCCGGGCCTGTTGACTGTCAAAGGACGGGAGTGCCTGGCCCGGGCCGGGGCTGTAGTCTACGATCGCTTGCTCAACCCTGCTTTACTGGAATATGCCCCGCCGGAGGCTGTTAAGATCTACGTCGGTAAAGCGCCGGATCGCCATGCCTTAAGCCAGGACGAGATCAACGACCTCCTGGTGAACCTGGCGCGGCAGGGGAAACAGGTGGTGCGCCTTAAAGGGGGCGACCCCTTTGTCTTTGGCCGCGGCGGGGAAGAAGCCCTGGCCCTACGAGCTGCCGGCATCCCCTTCGAAGTAGTGCCAGGGGTCACGGCCGCCGTGGCCGTGCCGGCCTATGCCGGTATTCCGGTAACCCACCGGGGCCTGGCTTCAACGGCGGCCTTCATAACTGGCAACGAAGACCCCCGGAAAGGAAACAGCGCCATTAACTGGGAGGGTCTGGCCCGGGCCGTTGACACCCTGGTTTTTTTAATGGGTATGGCCAACCTGCCCTACATTGTCAGCCGCCTCCTGGCCTGCGGTCGCTCTCCCGATACACCGGTGGCTCTCATCCGCTGGGGCACCAGGGCCGAGCAGGAGACGCTGACCGGCACCCTGGCGGATATCGAGGGCCGGGCCCAGGAAGCCGGCTTCCGCAACCCGGCCATTATCATCATCGGCCAGGTGGTCAACCTGCGTTCAACCCTGGCCTGGCTGGAGGATAAACCCCTCTTTGGCCGGCGGGTGATCGTTACCCGCCCACGGGCCCAGGCAGAAGGCTTGACCCGAAGCCTGGCGGACCTGGGGGCGGAAGTCATAAATTTCCCGGTGATTAGGACGGAACCTCCGGCCGACTGGCACCCCTTAGATACCGCCCTGGACGCTATCGGGGAGTTTGATTGGATCATATTTACCAGTGCCAACGGTGTCCGTTACTTCTGGCGACGACTTCTGGAACGACACCAGGATATCCGTTCCCTGGCCGGAATCAGGATTGCGGCCATAGGGCCGGCCACTTCCCGTGCCCTGAAGGAACGGGGCCTCCTGACCGATTGGCAACCCCGGGAATATGTAGCCGAAGCCGTGGCTTCCGGACTGGGACCCCGGGTCAGGGGCCGGCGGGTTCTCCTACCCCGGGCTGATATCGCCCGGCCCTTCCTGGCCGTGGACCTCCGCCGCCAGGGGGCAGAAGTAACGGAGGTAACGGCCTACCGGACGGTAAAGAATGAAGAAAACGCCGGGTCCCTTAAAGAAATGCTGGCCGCCGGTAAAGTAGCCGCCGTCACCTTTACCAGTTCTTCGACGGTACGGGCCTTCCTTGACCTGCTCGAGGACGGGGCCCTGGATTTAGTGCAAGGAATAGACGTTTTTTGCCTCGGCCCGGTCACGGCGGCCACAGCCCGGGAGGCCGGCCTGCAGGTAGCCGCCACGGCCGGCGAGTATACAGAAGAGGGGCTGGTGCGGGCCATGGAAAACTATTATACAACCATAAGGGCCGGGGGCGGAGATAGCAACCAATCCCGGAGCCTTTAA
- a CDS encoding molybdopterin oxidoreductase family protein: MTAYHSVCPFDCPDACGLLVEVNDGRITGVRGDPEHPYTRGFICAKMRYYGKLVHSPERILTPLKRSGPKGSGLFTPISWTEALETIAGRWQKIMADYGSEAILPYSYAGVMGLLQRNAGHAFFHRLGATELQWTICSPAAEAGWQQVLGATWGNDPETIVASDLVIIWGMDPAATSIHFLSLAQQARKNGALIVVIDAYRTRTAALADEAILVRPGSDAALALGLMQVLVTEEMVDKDFLAAHVLGYEELRDKVLPLYTPDRVAALTGVPVATIVNLARAYGRARAPFIRIGYGFSRHRGGGMAVRVIASLPALVGAYGKHGGGALQSSGTGSAVRLEVVTRPDLRRKPVRALNMVQLGRALTGSLEPPVMSLYVYHGNPAAVAPDQNRILAGLRREDLFTVVHERFLTDTALYADIILPATFSVEQEDLYRSYGHYYVQRSRAILLPPGEAKSNWQTFCLLAQSLGFEEDIFRRSEAEMVAALIKEIKLEAEDREALAGGRPVKLKPAPGFATPSGKIELLPAGAGLPGYREPDDGHIVERYPFQLLTAPAHFALNSNFWQLEELRQRVGGPWVLVNPGDCQCRGLVEGAWAQVANQRGSCLLRIKVSSDVPPGIAVVPGVWWCQHSPGGHNINSVIGDELTDLGGGSTFNDHRVDIRPL; this comes from the coding sequence TTGACCGCCTATCATTCTGTCTGCCCTTTCGACTGCCCCGATGCCTGCGGCCTGCTGGTGGAGGTTAATGATGGCCGGATTACGGGGGTCAGAGGGGACCCGGAGCATCCCTACACCAGGGGCTTTATCTGCGCTAAGATGCGTTATTACGGTAAACTGGTGCATTCTCCGGAACGTATACTCACGCCTCTGAAACGTAGCGGTCCCAAGGGGAGCGGCCTCTTTACACCTATCTCCTGGACCGAAGCCCTGGAGACCATTGCCGGACGCTGGCAAAAAATTATGGCTGACTATGGCTCCGAGGCCATCCTCCCCTATTCCTATGCAGGGGTCATGGGCCTGCTCCAGCGCAACGCCGGCCATGCCTTCTTCCACCGATTGGGGGCTACGGAACTCCAGTGGACTATCTGCTCCCCGGCGGCAGAAGCTGGCTGGCAGCAGGTGTTGGGGGCGACCTGGGGCAATGACCCGGAGACAATTGTAGCTTCGGACCTGGTCATTATCTGGGGAATGGATCCGGCCGCTACCAGCATCCATTTCCTCTCCCTGGCGCAGCAGGCCCGAAAAAATGGAGCCCTAATTGTTGTTATCGACGCCTATCGCACCCGTACGGCGGCCCTGGCCGACGAGGCCATCCTGGTGCGGCCGGGAAGCGATGCCGCCTTGGCCCTGGGTTTAATGCAGGTCCTGGTGACAGAAGAAATGGTGGATAAAGACTTTCTCGCCGCCCACGTTCTTGGCTACGAAGAACTCCGGGATAAAGTTCTCCCCCTTTATACCCCGGACCGGGTCGCCGCCCTTACCGGGGTGCCGGTAGCGACCATTGTCAACCTGGCCCGGGCCTACGGGCGGGCCAGGGCGCCCTTCATCCGCATCGGTTACGGCTTTTCCCGCCACCGTGGAGGCGGTATGGCGGTACGGGTCATTGCCTCCCTGCCGGCCCTGGTAGGGGCCTATGGTAAACACGGCGGCGGAGCCCTGCAGAGTTCAGGTACCGGCAGCGCCGTCAGGTTGGAGGTCGTGACAAGACCCGACCTGCGCCGAAAACCGGTACGGGCCCTAAACATGGTCCAACTGGGCCGGGCTTTGACCGGCAGCCTGGAGCCGCCTGTTATGAGTCTTTATGTCTATCACGGCAATCCGGCAGCCGTGGCACCGGATCAAAACCGTATCCTGGCGGGCTTGCGGCGGGAGGATCTCTTCACAGTAGTCCATGAGCGTTTCCTGACGGATACGGCCCTCTATGCCGATATCATCCTGCCGGCCACCTTTTCTGTGGAACAGGAAGACCTCTACCGCAGTTACGGCCACTATTACGTCCAGCGCAGCCGGGCCATCCTTCTTCCCCCCGGGGAAGCGAAGAGCAACTGGCAGACCTTTTGCCTCCTGGCTCAGTCTTTGGGTTTTGAGGAGGATATTTTCCGGCGTTCCGAAGCCGAAATGGTCGCAGCGCTGATAAAGGAGATCAAGCTGGAAGCAGAGGACCGGGAAGCCCTGGCTGGCGGCAGGCCTGTAAAACTAAAACCTGCGCCTGGTTTTGCCACCCCCAGCGGGAAGATCGAACTCCTGCCGGCCGGGGCGGGGCTACCAGGTTACCGGGAGCCGGATGACGGCCATATTGTTGAGCGCTACCCCTTTCAACTCTTGACAGCCCCGGCCCATTTTGCCCTTAATTCTAATTTCTGGCAACTGGAAGAACTCCGGCAGCGGGTGGGTGGCCCCTGGGTCCTCGTGAACCCGGGAGACTGCCAGTGCCGGGGGCTGGTGGAGGGGGCCTGGGCCCAGGTGGCCAACCAGCGCGGTTCCTGCCTCCTAAGGATAAAGGTCAGTTCCGATGTGCCCCCGGGTATCGCCGTCGTCCCGGGCGTCTGGTGGTGTCAGCACTCACCTGGTGGCCATAATATCAACAGCGTTATCGGCGATGAGTTAACCGACCTGGGCGGCGGAAGCACCTTTAATGACCATCGCGTAGATATCCGTCCGCTATAA
- a CDS encoding radical SAM/SPASM domain-containing protein, which yields MISLTKLLFDDNYFGDNLRYSQAVREATAGARRDSGPVVVWNCTRDCNLKCRHCYAGAGSGVAGDEMTTPEARDFLDQLVAFRVPVLLLSGGEPLVRPDIFDLMATAVKGGLRVTLSTNGTLIDRSTARELKKIGISYVGISLDGIESKHDAFRGVKGAFQATLEGIRNCLAVDQRVGLRFTISRANVDQLEEIFYLIREENIPRACFYHLVYSGRGSELAVEDLNHEESRAVMDFLITAARRLKKQGREVEILTVDNHADGIYLYLKLIREDPERAVAVRELLRLNGGNRSGIAIGAVDWAGAVHPDQFTMHHILGNVRERPFGEIWTDLSNPLLKGLRDRKPLLKGRCRTCAWLDLCNGNCRARAESVTGDFWESDPACYLTDGEISDRR from the coding sequence CTGATCAGTCTCACAAAGCTGCTTTTTGATGATAACTACTTTGGCGACAACCTGCGTTACAGCCAGGCTGTCCGTGAGGCGACGGCCGGCGCCCGCCGGGATAGCGGGCCGGTGGTTGTCTGGAACTGCACGCGGGACTGCAACCTCAAGTGCCGGCATTGTTATGCCGGTGCCGGGAGCGGGGTGGCCGGGGACGAAATGACGACACCGGAGGCCAGGGACTTCCTGGACCAGCTGGTAGCTTTCCGGGTGCCGGTCCTCCTCTTATCAGGGGGCGAGCCCCTGGTACGGCCGGATATCTTTGACCTGATGGCCACCGCCGTCAAGGGGGGACTGCGGGTCACCCTTTCCACCAACGGCACCCTTATTGATCGCAGCACCGCCCGGGAACTGAAAAAAATCGGCATCAGCTATGTGGGTATCAGCCTGGATGGCATTGAGTCCAAACATGACGCCTTCCGGGGCGTGAAGGGGGCCTTCCAGGCAACCCTGGAAGGCATCCGCAACTGCCTGGCGGTAGACCAGCGGGTGGGCTTGCGCTTTACCATCAGCCGGGCCAATGTCGACCAGCTGGAGGAAATTTTTTACCTGATCCGGGAAGAGAACATTCCCCGGGCCTGTTTCTACCACCTGGTTTACAGCGGCCGGGGCAGTGAACTGGCCGTTGAAGACCTGAATCATGAAGAAAGCCGGGCGGTTATGGATTTTCTGATTACAGCCGCCAGGCGCCTGAAAAAGCAGGGCCGGGAAGTCGAGATTTTAACGGTGGACAATCATGCCGACGGAATCTACCTCTACCTGAAATTAATCCGGGAAGACCCGGAACGGGCGGTGGCCGTCCGGGAGCTATTGCGCCTGAATGGCGGTAACCGCAGCGGTATCGCCATCGGCGCCGTCGACTGGGCCGGTGCCGTCCATCCGGACCAGTTCACCATGCACCACATCCTGGGGAACGTCCGGGAACGCCCCTTCGGCGAGATATGGACGGATCTCAGCAACCCCCTGCTGAAGGGCCTGCGGGACCGCAAACCCCTGTTGAAGGGTCGCTGCCGTACCTGCGCCTGGCTGGACTTGTGCAATGGCAACTGCCGCGCCCGGGCGGAAAGCGTCACCGGCGACTTCTGGGAATCCGACCCAGCCTGTTATTTGACGGACGGGGAAATATCAGATAGGAGGTAG
- the nirJ2 gene encoding putative heme d1 biosynthesis radical SAM protein NirJ2, with the protein MLLSWNTTNQCNLYCDHCYRDAGARVEDELTTAEAGNLIDEAAKAGFRIMIFSGGEPLLRPDLPELVSRAAARGLRPVLGSNGTLLTTELARELKAAGALAVGISLDSCDPARHDRLRQKEGAWRKAVAGMAACREAGLPFQVHTTVFDWNQDELEKLTDLAVELGAVAHHFFFLVPTGRAASIEAESLRAAEYEATLKRILQKQQQVKIELKPTCAPQFMRLARQLGIPVRYQRGCLAGIAYCIISPRGDVQPCAYLNLPVGNVREVPFSQLWRESPVFQRLRTEEYSGGCGRCGYKKICGGCRARAWYYHGDYMAEEPWCLYQGRQDAAAHDN; encoded by the coding sequence GTGCTTTTATCCTGGAATACGACCAACCAGTGCAATCTTTACTGCGATCACTGCTACCGGGATGCCGGCGCCAGGGTAGAGGACGAGTTGACCACCGCCGAGGCCGGCAATCTAATAGACGAAGCCGCCAAAGCCGGCTTTAGGATTATGATCTTTAGCGGCGGCGAACCCCTGCTGCGGCCCGACCTGCCGGAGCTGGTGAGCCGGGCGGCAGCCAGGGGGTTGCGCCCGGTCCTGGGAAGCAATGGTACCCTCCTCACCACCGAACTGGCCCGAGAATTAAAGGCTGCCGGAGCCCTGGCCGTTGGCATCTCCCTGGACAGCTGCGATCCCGCCCGCCACGACCGCCTGCGGCAAAAGGAGGGTGCCTGGCGAAAGGCCGTCGCCGGAATGGCGGCCTGCCGGGAAGCCGGCCTTCCCTTCCAGGTCCATACAACTGTATTTGATTGGAATCAGGACGAACTGGAAAAACTGACCGATCTGGCGGTGGAACTGGGAGCCGTGGCCCATCACTTCTTTTTCCTGGTGCCCACCGGCCGGGCAGCGAGTATCGAAGCCGAGTCGCTGCGGGCCGCCGAATACGAGGCCACCCTTAAACGCATTTTACAAAAGCAGCAACAGGTGAAGATCGAGTTAAAGCCTACCTGTGCTCCCCAGTTTATGCGTCTGGCCCGCCAGCTGGGGATACCGGTGCGCTACCAGCGCGGCTGCCTGGCCGGTATCGCCTATTGCATCATCAGCCCCCGGGGGGATGTCCAGCCCTGCGCCTACTTGAACCTGCCGGTGGGCAACGTGCGGGAGGTACCCTTCAGCCAACTCTGGCGGGAGAGCCCGGTCTTCCAGCGCCTGCGCACGGAAGAGTACAGCGGCGGTTGCGGTCGCTGCGGCTATAAAAAGATATGCGGCGGCTGCCGGGCCCGGGCCTGGTATTATCACGGCGATTATATGGCCGAAGAACCCTGGTGCCTCTACCAGGGCCGGCAGGACGCGGCGGCGCACGACAATTAA
- the hemL gene encoding glutamate-1-semialdehyde 2,1-aminomutase, whose protein sequence is MTDSEAWPRSAAAFAEAVKLMPGGVNSPVRAFKSVGLTPPFIQRGEGAYLYDIDGHKYIDYVSSWGPLILGHRHPEVVDALEKTLREMGTSFGAPTELENELAREITTAMPAVEMVRLVNSGTEATMSALRLARGYTGREKVVKFAGCYHGHADYFLIQAGSGALTFGIPNSPGVPATVAANTIVAPYNDLAAVEDIFQKAGEEIAAVIVEPVAGNMGCVPPLTGFLAGLRTITKEYGSLLIFDEVMTGFRVAFGGAQALYGIRPDLTCLGKIIGGGLPVGAYGGRREIMERVAPSGPIYQAGTLSGNPLAVSAGLATLKVLKKPGTYERLESLSARLEKGLKEAAAEAGVPVTFNRVGAMFTTFFNPGPVTDYATATASDTRAFAAFFRAMLRQGIYLAPSQFEAAFMSLAHREDDIDCTIAAAREAFKGIAIGDS, encoded by the coding sequence TTGACTGATTCGGAAGCCTGGCCCCGCTCGGCAGCCGCCTTTGCCGAGGCTGTCAAACTCATGCCAGGCGGCGTCAACAGCCCGGTACGGGCTTTTAAATCCGTAGGCCTGACCCCGCCCTTTATCCAGCGGGGAGAGGGGGCCTATCTCTATGATATAGACGGCCATAAGTATATCGACTACGTTTCTTCCTGGGGTCCCCTGATCCTGGGGCACCGCCATCCGGAGGTCGTAGACGCCCTGGAAAAAACCCTGCGCGAGATGGGGACCAGCTTCGGCGCCCCTACGGAATTGGAAAACGAGCTGGCCCGGGAAATCACTACCGCCATGCCGGCCGTAGAGATGGTCCGCCTGGTAAATTCCGGTACGGAGGCGACCATGAGCGCCCTGCGCCTGGCCCGGGGTTATACCGGCCGGGAAAAGGTCGTCAAGTTTGCCGGTTGTTACCACGGCCATGCCGACTACTTCCTCATCCAGGCCGGTTCCGGAGCCCTGACCTTCGGCATTCCCAACAGCCCTGGCGTCCCGGCAACCGTAGCCGCCAACACCATCGTCGCCCCCTATAACGACCTGGCGGCCGTGGAGGATATCTTCCAGAAGGCAGGGGAAGAGATTGCCGCCGTGATCGTTGAGCCTGTAGCCGGTAACATGGGTTGTGTGCCACCCCTGACGGGTTTCCTGGCCGGGTTAAGGACCATAACGAAAGAATACGGCAGCCTGTTAATCTTCGATGAAGTAATGACCGGTTTCCGCGTTGCCTTTGGCGGCGCCCAGGCCCTCTATGGCATTAGACCTGATCTCACCTGCCTGGGCAAGATTATCGGCGGCGGCCTACCGGTAGGAGCCTACGGCGGCCGGCGGGAGATCATGGAGAGGGTGGCCCCGTCGGGGCCGATCTACCAGGCCGGCACCCTGTCCGGCAACCCCCTGGCCGTAAGCGCCGGTCTGGCCACCCTGAAGGTATTAAAAAAACCAGGCACTTACGAACGCCTGGAAAGTCTCTCCGCCCGCCTGGAAAAGGGACTTAAGGAAGCTGCTGCAGAGGCCGGGGTGCCGGTAACCTTCAACCGAGTGGGAGCCATGTTCACTACCTTCTTCAACCCGGGACCGGTAACGGATTATGCCACAGCCACAGCCAGCGACACCAGGGCCTTTGCCGCCTTTTTCCGGGCTATGTTGCGTCAGGGCATTTACCTGGCCCCCTCCCAGTTTGAGGCTGCCTTCATGTCCCTGGCCCATAGGGAGGATGACATCGACTGCACCATCGCCGCCGCCCGTGAGGCTTTTAAAGGGATTGCCATTGGTGATAGCTAA